Proteins found in one Pseudomonadota bacterium genomic segment:
- a CDS encoding tetratricopeptide repeat protein, with the protein MMYSITGLLQSGTRGLGRLHVRGRRREPSPPAMTTAFSGAHLLADVPRGRRPGFKGGRYKSCPGRWALGAAQDRPGRRKKQKRRMSPSPLSRRSTARMSWRACFLAMLTLLALSAVLPIAAQPRSERVEQGIGWLERGDLRQALRAFEEAASLRPDDVRAHALCGWTRLLISLEPPLRPRSTRRPASTPDTRPDAKADTKERERERQRALADLDRAVELDPRKPAVYAFRGQAHAMLGNPRRALDDLNRALARDPRSTEILRFRAALYEGALDSPLRALADYARCVELDPDSALAYNDRARVLTRLERFDEALADLRQALRIDPALPLTWCNRAATRLTMREPSSALPDAQRALELAPQSVRALHLGGVALIELGRPAEAERLLTRYIRARPDDAEGWRARARAWRELGRRDLAVEDEAESARLPPATSRTALPRPSI; encoded by the coding sequence ATGATGTACTCCATCACGGGCTTGTTGCAGAGCGGGACGAGGGGCTTGGGGCGATTGCACGTGAGGGGGCGCAGGCGAGAGCCCTCGCCTCCAGCCATGACCACCGCCTTCAGTGGGGCTCACCTCCTCGCTGATGTGCCTCGCGGACGCCGCCCGGGTTTCAAAGGGGGCCGGTACAAATCCTGCCCAGGAAGGTGGGCTCTCGGAGCGGCGCAGGACCGCCCTGGCCGCCGCAAGAAGCAGAAGCGTCGCATGTCTCCTTCCCCTCTGTCGCGCCGTTCGACCGCAAGGATGTCGTGGCGGGCGTGCTTCCTCGCGATGCTCACCCTCCTCGCCCTCTCCGCGGTCTTGCCGATCGCCGCGCAGCCCCGCTCCGAGCGGGTCGAGCAGGGCATCGGCTGGCTTGAGCGCGGTGATCTGCGACAAGCCCTCCGCGCGTTCGAAGAGGCGGCCTCCCTGCGACCTGATGACGTGCGCGCCCATGCACTGTGTGGCTGGACGCGCCTGCTGATCTCGCTCGAGCCGCCGCTGCGGCCGCGGTCGACGCGAAGGCCGGCCTCGACGCCGGACACGAGGCCGGATGCGAAGGCAGACACGAAGGAGCGCGAGCGCGAGCGCCAGCGCGCGCTCGCCGATCTCGATCGTGCCGTGGAGCTCGATCCGCGCAAGCCTGCCGTCTACGCATTCCGCGGTCAGGCCCATGCCATGCTGGGCAATCCGCGGCGGGCCCTCGACGATCTCAACCGCGCACTCGCGCGAGATCCGCGATCGACAGAGATCCTCCGCTTCCGCGCTGCTCTGTACGAAGGGGCGCTCGACAGCCCGCTGCGTGCGCTGGCCGACTACGCGCGCTGCGTCGAGCTCGATCCGGACAGTGCGCTTGCCTACAACGACCGCGCGCGCGTCCTCACGCGTCTCGAGCGCTTCGATGAGGCGCTGGCAGACCTGCGACAGGCGCTGCGCATCGATCCGGCGCTGCCCCTCACATGGTGCAATCGGGCGGCCACGCGCCTGACGATGCGGGAGCCGTCGAGCGCCCTGCCGGACGCCCAGCGCGCCCTCGAGCTGGCGCCGCAGAGCGTCCGCGCCCTGCACCTGGGAGGAGTGGCCCTCATCGAGCTCGGGCGCCCTGCTGAAGCGGAGCGCCTGCTCACGCGATACATCCGCGCGCGTCCTGACGATGCCGAGGGGTGGCGTGCCCGAGCGCGCGCCTGGCGCGAGCTCGGCCGTCGAGACCTCGCCGTCGAAGACGAGGCCGAGTCGGCGCGGCTTCCCCCTGCGACATCCCGCACAG